Within Desulfovibrio legallii, the genomic segment CGGCTTGGGTTCGAGCATCTCGGTCATCAGGTGGACCACGGTGCGGTTGGTATAGAACTCCGCAGCGGTGTGGCCGGAATCGTCGGCGAACTTCTTGATCAGAAACTCGTAGCCCACGCCCAGCTCATCCTCCGGGCAGTTGGAGAGAGAAAGCGTCTGCGAGCTGAAATGCTCGATGAGCTCGCGCAGCATGTGGTCCGGCAGGCGGTCCTTGTTGGTCCACTGGGCGTCGCCGAAGACTCCGTACAGGGTGTCGGGATTGGCCGTCTCAATCGCCCGCAGGGCATCCTGAATGGCCTTACCGACGTTCTTGACCTTGGTACGGGTGGCCTTCCAGTGAGCATCTTCCGGGATCTGGAAGCGGTGCTGCTCGGGAAGCGCGGCGTATTCCTGATCGCCGCCGGATTCCTCCAACGCATCGGCCAGCTCCTCGTCATAGACGTCGCACAGGCGCTTGTAAAACAGCAGCGGGAAGATGAACTGCTTGTAGTCCCCGGCGTCGATGTAGCCGCGCAGCAAGGTGGCCGCGCCCCAGAGGTAGGATTCCAGCTCCGATTGGGAAATGTGTTTGCTTTTCTTCATCGCGCTACCACTTCCCATTCAGAAATGTCCGTTGGAATATCGACGTCATCCAGGGAGTCCCAGTCGTAATCGCCGGTCGCCTGCATGTAGACGTCATCGGCGGCCGCCATGGCCGAGTGATAGGAGCCGAGCAGGTCATCCTTGAACCACAGCCCCCAGCGACCGTTTGCTTGCGGTTTGATGAGGAAGAGGCCGGTGGGTGATTTGTACTGGTAGACTTTCACAGCAGACCCTCCCGGAGCAGCAGCCCCTTCAGGCGATCCTCGGCCGCATACGCTGCCTGCAGCGATTCCTTAAGGTTGGTGATGGCCTGATCGATGGTCGTGGATTCTTCCTCGATCACCGGCTCCACGTAGCGGGGGATGTTCAGGTTGAAATCGTTCTCGCGGATCTCGTCGAGCGTGGCCACCCGGCAGATCCCTTCCACATCCTGATAGCCCTCGTACCAGCGATGGATGTTGTCCACGTGTTCCGGCAGTAGCTCGTTCTGGGCGCGACCGGTCTTGAACTCCTTGGAGGCGTCTATGAACAGCACCTTCTGGCGGTGGGCCTTGGGCTTGCTGTCGCGGAAGACCAGAACACAGGGCGCGAGACCGGTGCCGTAGAAAATGTTCTGACCGAGGCCGATCACCGCTTCGAGCATGTCCATCTCCAGCAGCTTGCGCCGGATCTCGCCCTCCTTGGACATGCGGAACAGCACGCCATGGGGAAGCACCACAGCCATGCGGCCGGTCTTGCGGGCCATGGACTTGATCATGTGCTGAACCCAGGCGAAGTCAGCAGAGGTTGCTGGCGGCAGTCCGGCAAAGTTGCGTCCGTAGGGGTCGTTGATCCAGACGTCGTCCCCCCACTTTTCCAGGGAGAAGGGAGGATTGGCGATAACACAGTCAAAGGTGGCGAGGCTGTCGCCTGAATAAAAGGCGGGCAATCGCAGTGTGTCGCCGCGTTCGATATGGAAATCTTCCGCGCCGTGGAGAAAGAGGTTCATCCGGGCGATGGAGGATGTGGTCAGGTTCTTTTCCTGGCCGTAGAGCTTGCCCAGCATGAGGTTCTCGTCGCCGCCATGCTCTTTGACATGGTGCAGCGCTTCGAGGAGCATGCCGCCGGTCCCGCAGGCCGGGTCATAGATGGTTTCCCCGGCCTTGGGCGCAAGGATGCGAACCATCAGCGCGACCACGGAGCGTGGGGTATAGAATTCACCGGCCTTCTTGTTGGTCAGGTCGGCAAATTTCTTGATCAGGTATTCATAGGCCTGGCCGAGAATGTCCGCCTTGCAGTGCTCATTGCCCAGGTTGAGCGACGAGAAGTGTTCGATCAGGTCCTTGAGCAGCGCGTCCGAAAGGCGGTCCTTGTTGGTCCACTGGGCATCGCCGAAGATGCCGTGCAGGGTGTCCGGGTTGGCCTGCTCGATGCAGCGCATGGCCTTCTGGAGCGCATGTCCGATGTTGGCGCTCTTGGCCCGGACATCTTTCCAGTGGCAGCCCTCCGGAACCTGGAACCGGTGGTTCTCGGGGAACTGGGCAAATTCCACGTCGCCGTCTGACTCTTCCAGTGCCACGACATACTCCTCGTCATAGACGTCGGAGAGCCGTTTGAAGAACAGCAGCGGGAAGATGTAGGTCTTGAAATCGGCCGCGTCAACAGGACCACGCAGGATATTGGCCGCCTCCCAGAGATGCCCGGAGAGGGTCCCGATATCCAGATCGACTGAATTGTTATTTCCGTTCTTCCTGCTCATTCAGCTTGATCCTGTCTGCTCTTGTCCGCCGCGCCGCCAGCCTTCACCCACTCGTCAACCTCGTCTTTTTTGAACTTCCAAAGACGGCCCATGCGATGGGCGGGCATCGCATGCTTGTCGATCCAGCGGTAAACGGTGTCACTGCTGACACCGAGGTACTTGCCTATCTCGTCTACTGATAACCAGCGGTCTTCCATCTCGGCCATTTCTCTATGTCCTCATGGGCAATTGGTTTTCTTGCCACGCCAGAGGCGGTAATGGGGATGCTGGGCGCAACTCCCCCAACTTAAAATATCCTCTAACATACTTTAGGCAGGGGCCGATTGTCAAACGTTTTCGTCCGGATAAGGCCGCAAAAGAAGGCTCATGGGCGTAACCACTCGCCGCTGGCGACTCTTTCCGCGTAAGGCGGGCATGGCATCCAATAGGTCCAGGCTGGAATCGAGGTGCGACCGCACATCACCGCCACCATCACCCGCTGGTACATGCTGTGGCCGCAGGGCCGGAAGCCTTCCAGCCGGTCGATGGGCGGAAGATCGCGCAGCGGGTCGGTGAAGGTCACCAGTTCCCCATAGATCAGATCCCAGTCGCCGGTCGGGCGGCCGAAGCGCGGCGTGTCGATCTCCTGTTGTCTGCGGGCATCGGCCATTGGGTCGGCGGTACCCCGGGCCAGGATCAGCCCCTCCGGTACCTCGAGCGCCGGGAACCCGGCGTTGAGGTGGTAGAGCCTGCCCCAGACCACGGCCGGTTCGATACTGCGGGCCTGGGCGCAGAAGCGCTGATGGTTCCAGTAGCCCCTTTTCAGGGTGCCGTAGACGAAGAGACGGAGGATGGTCTCGGGAGTGTCTTCCGGGTTTGTGTTCAGGTTCGCGGTGTCTCCAATGTTCATGCATTCACTCCTTCGGGCAGTGTCCCTTTGCGCTCCTGGGGTATGAAGCGGAATTCGCTGTTTTCGATGGCCCGCACATCCTCGTGACGGATGGTGAGCATGGTCATGGGCGGCACCTCCAGCTCGCGCCAGCCCTTCTCGTTGTCCACGGCAAAGTCGATAAAGGCGGGCTCCGAGGCGTAGAGCACCACCCGGTGCTGGCGGTGGATGCGCAGGCAGAGCGGCTTGTTGCCCTTGAGCACGGTGATGGTGCCGGGGTCGAGACGCGAGGCCAGCACGGCGCTCATCTGGCCGCGACAGAGGGCGAGCGCCTTCTTCAGGCCGTCCTGGTCGATGGGGCCTTCGGGCGCGAAGCGGTCGGCCAGGCGGAAGATCAACTCGCTATCTACCTCGGCGTAGCGCGGCAGCCCGAGTCGGCGGAACAGATAATCGGCGTTGTAGATGGTGCCGTTGTGGGTGCCGATGACGATCCCGGCCCGGATGGGATGGTTGTTGCGGTTGTTGAACTCGTTGCCCCGGGTGCGCCAGCGGGTGTGGCCCATGAGGATGGTGGTCTCGTTGTCGACCTGCCCGAGCAGCTCCTGAAACGGCTTCTCGTAGACCAGCTCGTGCGCCCGCATCGGCCGCTTGAAGATGCGGTGGCTGCCGTTGGTCTTGAGCCAGGCCAGACCGGAGGCGTGCGGGCCGCGCTCCTCGCTGTGCAGCAGCATGCGGATGAAGACCTCGCGCAGGTAATCCCGCTCGTCGGGCCGTCTGCGCTTGCGGCCGAAGATGATGCCTACTTGTCCGCACATGGAGCCGGGTCCTCCTTGCCGCCGAAGTTCTTGCCGAGCGGTCTCGTTCCTTCGAGGACGAAGGCCGCGTATTCACGCCTGTGATCCGCCAGCCACTCGGCCACCTCCGGATAACCCATCTCAGCGGTCAGGCGGGTCACCTCCGGGTGGTCGAGCATGTTGGTGAGTCCGGAGAGCCGCACCGTCTCCAGGGCTTCGAGGAAGCGTTCCGGCCAGGGATCGCTGGCCTTGTCGTCGGGCAGAAACTCGATCAGGCCGTGCCGGGCCAGGCGGGTGAGAAACTCGGCGGCCGCAGCGGCGGCGTCCTCCGGCAACGGCTGGGTCGGCCCGCCTTCGATGCCGGAGAGCACCTCGGTCATGTAGTCCCGGGGTGCTCGGCTGGCGGTGAACGGCGTCTGACCGCGCATCATCTCGACAACTTCGAGGCAGTCGGCGGCCTGGATGATTTCCCCGCTGCCGGGGATCGGGTCGCCATCCAGCGTGGTGGAGCGGATCAGAATCTTCATGGGGCACCTCCTTAAACAGTGAGGCCGGGAACTTGCCCGGCCTCGTTGGTGAGAGTGGTGGTTGTTTCGTCCGGAAGGACGTCCTGCGGTTTGGGGCGTCCGTTCTTAAAGGCGGCGTCGCCGGGCATGTTGGCCATCAGATGCTTGCGGGCGGTCTTGAATTCGTCGCCGATCAGGCCGAGGTGGAGCAGGAAGACCCGGAAGTCGTACTTAGCGCTCTGGGGGTCGAAGTCCCGCTTGCGGCTGGAGGCTGCCCGGCCGTTGAGCGCCTTGGCGGCGACGGCGAGGCAGAACTGCAGGTAGGCCTTGATCCGCCCCGCGTGGAGGGTCGCCTCGAACCAGCGGAACTCCACCGTGCCCCGGTACCAGACGTTGTGCAGGTTGACCCCGTGGTAGCGGCTGTTGTCGTAGTGCTGGGGCTGGCGGTTGTGGTAGCCGTACCAGATGCGGTTGAGCTGGTCCTTGGTGCGCGGGCGATGCTGTTCGATGCGTTGGATCAGCTCGTCGCTGACCGGCCGGGTGTAGCGGTTGAGCCGGTCGCGGCTGATGCCGAGGGCGTGGAGGATCAGCGGCTCCTGCTTGTAGACGATCTTGGCCAGGTTACCCAGGTGCCTGCCGTCGAAGGGCGCGGCGTCGATATGGATGTGGATGCCGCACTGGCTGTTGATCTTGCCTCCGGCGCGGCGGATGGCCCGAACCACCTCCTGCAGTTGCGGGATGTCGTCGTAGCCGAGCACCGGGCTGACCACCTCGGCCCGCAGATGGGCCGGGACGCTGGTCAGGGAGGCGTCCCCCACCACCTTCCAGACGCGGCCGCGCAGGCCCTCGACCTCCCAGGGGTCATAGCTGCTGGGGATGCCGACATGGCGGACCGTGCCGCCCACCACCGAGTGGATGGCCCAGGCGATCTGTTCCCGGGTGCGTTTTACGGTCTCGATCTCGATCCCGTAGTGGATCTCTTTCAGGTTCATGCGTGCCTCCGTCGTTCATGGCGCTTCTAAGTCGTTGTCTGGCAAGGCTTTTCAACCTCCGCTCACACCATGAATGAATGCTTCTTTCCGGACACAAATCAAGTAGAAGAACAGCCGGAGCCGACATTTAACACGTTTATTTTCAATGACTTGCGAACTTGGCCGGATTGGGCGGCGCACAGGCGGCAGAAACCCCGGAACGGGCTGGCCGTATCCGGGGTTTCTGAGTTAGCGGTGGCAGTGAGCCGGTCAGCCGGAGGCGGTATCTGAGGTGATCAGGCTGGCGTGCAGCTCGAGGTTGCGCGACTCGTCGGCCCGCATCCGTGCCAGCAGCGCCGTGAAGGCCTCCGCTTCGGCGGCCGGGAGCTTTGACGCCCGTTCCAGCCGCGCCAGGCGTTGGTGCAGATTCTCCAGCAGGCCCAGGGCGTGGTCACGGATCAGACCGTCGCGCTTCTCCTGCGGCGTAGGGATGAACTCGGTCAGGCCGCCTTTGCGTCGAACGATCATGGCCGTGCCTCCTTAGCTCAGGGTCGCGCCCAGCGAATGGATGCGCGGGTAGATCAACGGCGTGCCGGTCATCTCGGCCTTGTAACGGACCTTGTTGCCGGTGTTGTCGGTGAAGGTGCGCACCAGGGTGTACTCGGTCCAGTTCTCGTCGATGGGCCGGGTGTCCTGGATGGTCATCGCCTCCCAGGTCAGGCCGCCGTCGTTGCTGGCGAACCATTGCAGGGTGGTGCCGCTGGGGATTTGCATCTGCACATAGGCCTTGGTCGATTCCACTCCCTGGGTCAGCTCGTTCTCGCGGGTCAGGTAGGCCCCGGTGGTCTTGTTGAGGTAGCCCACCAGGTTGACGTCGCGGAAGTTGATGGCCGGGGTGTCGTTGGCAAGGGAGCTGCTCAGGCGCACGCGGATCTGGACCCGGGTGGCGAGGTTGGGCAGCCGTTCCTCCTCGGCGGGAACCATGGCGTCCCAGGTCACGCCGCCGTCGGTGGAGTATTCCCAGTCGAGGCCGGTGCCCTGGGGAATGGCCGAGTATTCGTCGAGGTTGATGTCGGAGAACTGCACGCCGGTGATCGGCTGGAAGCGAATCATACCCTCGGACTGGAAGTTGTAGCCGTAGATCTTCATCGCCAGGTCGGAGCCGTTGAGCGGCGTCCAGGTCTCGGCGTTGGAGCTCTCCAGCAGCACGCCTTCCATGTAGGTCTGGCGGGTGATGATGCCCCAGCGGCCCATCTTGCCCAGGGTGGCGGTGCGCACCTTGTAGTTGGTGCTGTTGGTCAGCAGCACCACGGAATAGCTGGTGTTGGCCTCGGCGTAGAACGGGTCATCGAAGCGAATGCGGGTCTCGCCGCTCAGGCTGATCTCGTTCGGGGCCAACACCTTCTCGGCGAACACCACGCCGTTGGGCAGACCGGTGGTGACGCCGCGAATCTGCACCGTGACCGGGATGCTCGGGTCCCTGGCGGTGAACTGCAGTCCGATGCTGGAGATCACCTGGTTTTGGGTGAAGCTGAAGGTCTGGGCCAGCGGATCGCGGGGTACGAAGATGGTCTGGGTGCGCCAGACCACCTGCACCACGGGCACGCGGATGATGCGGTTCTCGATGATGCGCTCGATGCGGGTGATGACCAGCGGATCGTTGATCTGCAGGCTGGCCCGGGCCGAGTAGACGCCGTCGGCCATCTCCACGATGCGGTTGCCGTTGCGGGCGTTGGTCGGAATGGTGAAGGAGGCGCTGACCCGACCGGCCTCGTCGCTGATCAGGTTGCTGGCCATCACCTGGCCGTCGCAGCGCAGCACGATGCCGGATTTGCTCGGGGTGAAGTTGATGCCGGTGACGGCGATCCCGGTTTGGCCGCGCCGCCCGAGGTTGGGCGTGATCTGCAACATAGCCGGGGGCTTGTCGAACACGGCGTAGGGGTTGATGTTGCGCTCCTCGGACCAGTCGTTCTGTTCAACGAGCACGGTCTCGTTGCCGGGCAGCAGCGCCAGACTGCCGAAGAAGCTCGCGTTGCTGCCCGCCTGATCGACCGAGAGCACCGTCGAGTGCGGAATGCGGTCCGGCGCGACGAAACGGGCGATCTCGTTGACCCGGGCGTCCCATTCGGCGTGGTAGATGTCCGACTGGGCGGTGTTCGAGAAGTCGTCCGAGTAGATGCCTTTCTTGGTCTGGGCGTCCCGGTTCTGCAGCTCGTTGTTCATCTGGTACTGGGCGTCGTTGTACTTCAGATCCTCGACGTCCTGGATGATGTCGTGGATCTGGTCCATGGTGATGCGGGTCAGGCCGAAGTTGCGGATCTCCATGTCGGTGGAGTTGGGCGGGCAGTCGATGCTGCACAGCCCCAGGGCGTTTTCCGGGACGATGGGCAGCTTCGGAAAATCCGCCGGAGCCCCTTCCAGCCGCTTGATCTCGGTGGTGGTGGCGTAAACGATGTCGCGGCGGCCGAGGTAATAGTCATAGTCCAGGCTGCAGTTGGAGCCGTTCACCGGCTGATCGCCGAGGCTGCCGCGCCCGAAATTGATCACGTTGAGGTTACCCAGCTCGAGCTGAACCGGCGACATGGTGAGTCCGGCCGTGTTGGTGGCCGGAGGCGAAGCGGTGCCGATCTCCTCGACGCCGTCGTCGACGTAGGAGATCGCCTCGCTGCCCAGCTCCATCAGGCGCTTGTAGTCGGTGCGTGCGCCGTTGGTGGCAGCCCGGTAGACGCGATAGCCGGTCGCGCCGCTGACCGGCAGCCAGGAGAGCTTGTTCATCTCCCCGGCTGCGGTGACCCGGGCGATGACCGCAGCGGCGTTGAAGGCCGTCTCGCCGGTGGCGTTGTAGGCGGTCACCAGATAGAAGTAGTTTCCGGCCGCCGGATGGTTGGCCTGTCCGAACCAGCCGCTGTCCACGTAGTCGGTGCCCTTGACCATCTGCTTGGTGTAGGTCCAGCGCACCGTGTAGGTGGTGCCGATGGCCGGTTCGTTGCCGGAGCCGAGCCAGTCGACATGGTTGCCTGACTGCTGCCAGTCCACGCCCTCCTGGAAGATGGTCGCCCCCTGGCTGACCTCGAGGATGTCCACCACGGGATTGGGATCGAGCAGGTCTTCGCCGCCGCCCACCGAGCCGCGAGTGACGTTGCGGGTGATCTCGACGATGGCTTCCACCTGGGTCGTCTCCTTCAGCGGCGTGGAGTTGACCGGATAGCGGCGCTTGTTGATGTCGAAGGTTTTCTGCTCACCGCGCACCGACTTGGTGGCGATGGATTTGGGCACCAGGGTCGAGGTGGGCAGATCGCGCTGATGCCGGAAGCCCTGGATGTAGGCGCGTCCGGCGTTGGTGATCGCCTCCACACTGTCGTCGTCGACGCCGCCGATGAAGGTGTCGAAGCCCCGCACCAGATAGCTTCCGGCCTGGTCGAAGGTGCGCTCGGCCAGATTCTGAATCAGGGAATTGAGCCCTTCGGCGGCGGCGAAGGAGAGCTGGTCCTCGGTGATCGAGGAGACGGTGATCCGGCTGCCCGGCAGAGTGCCCAGTAGATCCCGAAGGTAGAGGTTGGACTTCTCCTGCACCGTGGGCGTGACATCGCCGCTCTCGCGGTCGAACTTGTAGATCGGGATCACCCGGCGCTCGGCCACGTTGTTGGGCAGCGTCTGGCCGCTGGTGTCCGTCGCCTTGAGAGAAAGAACCCATTTTTCCCGCTCGGCGGTAGGCTCGCCGGTGGCCGGATTGATCAGGGCCGGGTCCTGGGTGTAGCCGTAGTTGTACTTCAGCAGCTCCACGTAAACGTATTCGGCCCCGCTGGTGGTGGCCGGATCATAGGTCAGGGTCGCGCCGCTCACCTGTTCCAGATGGCCGTCGATGTAGACCACGCCCGGGGCCAGGGTCAGGACGTTGGCGGCCGCGCTGACCTCGAGGCCCATGATGATGGAGCCTTCCTTGAACAGGATGTCGGCGATCTTGCGCCGCTCCAGGTTGATGATGTCCTGCTGCTCGTTGAGTTCGGAATCCAGCAGGTCGCGATCCTGATGGTAACGGATGCGCTTGTAGTTCTTGGTCGGGTCGAATGTCTCGCGTGAGATGCTCATGTTTGAATCCTCCAGTTAGATCTTGATGATCCCGACCAGCTCCACGCGGGTGTCGGAAATCTTGTTGAAGTCGGGAATGTTCTTCACCTCGTACAGGTAGCCCGGGTGCAGCACCTCGCCGGTTGGGTTGGTGTCCTGATGGAACACGCCGCCCATGGCGAGATCCCCGGTGACGCTTTGCACGTACTGCACGTCGCCGCCGAAGAAGCCGTATTCGCGGATGGTGATGCCGTTGGCCTCCGCCTCGTCGAAGCGAAAGAAGATGCCGATGGTGTTGGTCTCCTCGCCGGTTTCGAGATAGCGCACGCCGTTGACCAGCAGCGCCCCTTCGGCGTCCTCCTTGAGGAAAGTCCGCTTGTAGTAGCGCTTGCGGGCGCGTTCGTTTCTGAGCCCGGTCTGGCCGATGTCCGGCGCGGGCGGAT encodes:
- a CDS encoding type I restriction-modification system subunit M translates to MSRKNGNNNSVDLDIGTLSGHLWEAANILRGPVDAADFKTYIFPLLFFKRLSDVYDEEYVVALEESDGDVEFAQFPENHRFQVPEGCHWKDVRAKSANIGHALQKAMRCIEQANPDTLHGIFGDAQWTNKDRLSDALLKDLIEHFSSLNLGNEHCKADILGQAYEYLIKKFADLTNKKAGEFYTPRSVVALMVRILAPKAGETIYDPACGTGGMLLEALHHVKEHGGDENLMLGKLYGQEKNLTTSSIARMNLFLHGAEDFHIERGDTLRLPAFYSGDSLATFDCVIANPPFSLEKWGDDVWINDPYGRNFAGLPPATSADFAWVQHMIKSMARKTGRMAVVLPHGVLFRMSKEGEIRRKLLEMDMLEAVIGLGQNIFYGTGLAPCVLVFRDSKPKAHRQKVLFIDASKEFKTGRAQNELLPEHVDNIHRWYEGYQDVEGICRVATLDEIRENDFNLNIPRYVEPVIEEESTTIDQAITNLKESLQAAYAAEDRLKGLLLREGLL
- a CDS encoding helix-turn-helix domain-containing protein, with the protein product MAEMEDRWLSVDEIGKYLGVSSDTVYRWIDKHAMPAHRMGRLWKFKKDEVDEWVKAGGAADKSRQDQAE
- a CDS encoding gamma-glutamylcyclotransferase family protein, with the translated sequence MNIGDTANLNTNPEDTPETILRLFVYGTLKRGYWNHQRFCAQARSIEPAVVWGRLYHLNAGFPALEVPEGLILARGTADPMADARRQQEIDTPRFGRPTGDWDLIYGELVTFTDPLRDLPPIDRLEGFRPCGHSMYQRVMVAVMCGRTSIPAWTYWMPCPPYAERVASGEWLRP
- a CDS encoding glucosamine 6-phosphate synthetase → MCGQVGIIFGRKRRRPDERDYLREVFIRMLLHSEERGPHASGLAWLKTNGSHRIFKRPMRAHELVYEKPFQELLGQVDNETTILMGHTRWRTRGNEFNNRNNHPIRAGIVIGTHNGTIYNADYLFRRLGLPRYAEVDSELIFRLADRFAPEGPIDQDGLKKALALCRGQMSAVLASRLDPGTITVLKGNKPLCLRIHRQHRVVLYASEPAFIDFAVDNEKGWRELEVPPMTMLTIRHEDVRAIENSEFRFIPQERKGTLPEGVNA
- a CDS encoding DUF5049 domain-containing protein, encoding MKILIRSTTLDGDPIPGSGEIIQAADCLEVVEMMRGQTPFTASRAPRDYMTEVLSGIEGGPTQPLPEDAAAAAAEFLTRLARHGLIEFLPDDKASDPWPERFLEALETVRLSGLTNMLDHPEVTRLTAEMGYPEVAEWLADHRREYAAFVLEGTRPLGKNFGGKEDPAPCADK
- a CDS encoding amidoligase family protein; the encoded protein is MNLKEIHYGIEIETVKRTREQIAWAIHSVVGGTVRHVGIPSSYDPWEVEGLRGRVWKVVGDASLTSVPAHLRAEVVSPVLGYDDIPQLQEVVRAIRRAGGKINSQCGIHIHIDAAPFDGRHLGNLAKIVYKQEPLILHALGISRDRLNRYTRPVSDELIQRIEQHRPRTKDQLNRIWYGYHNRQPQHYDNSRYHGVNLHNVWYRGTVEFRWFEATLHAGRIKAYLQFCLAVAAKALNGRAASSRKRDFDPQSAKYDFRVFLLHLGLIGDEFKTARKHLMANMPGDAAFKNGRPKPQDVLPDETTTTLTNEAGQVPGLTV
- a CDS encoding DUF4815 domain-containing protein, whose product is MSISRETFDPTKNYKRIRYHQDRDLLDSELNEQQDIINLERRKIADILFKEGSIIMGLEVSAAANVLTLAPGVVYIDGHLEQVSGATLTYDPATTSGAEYVYVELLKYNYGYTQDPALINPATGEPTAEREKWVLSLKATDTSGQTLPNNVAERRVIPIYKFDRESGDVTPTVQEKSNLYLRDLLGTLPGSRITVSSITEDQLSFAAAEGLNSLIQNLAERTFDQAGSYLVRGFDTFIGGVDDDSVEAITNAGRAYIQGFRHQRDLPTSTLVPKSIATKSVRGEQKTFDINKRRYPVNSTPLKETTQVEAIVEITRNVTRGSVGGGEDLLDPNPVVDILEVSQGATIFQEGVDWQQSGNHVDWLGSGNEPAIGTTYTVRWTYTKQMVKGTDYVDSGWFGQANHPAAGNYFYLVTAYNATGETAFNAAAVIARVTAAGEMNKLSWLPVSGATGYRVYRAATNGARTDYKRLMELGSEAISYVDDGVEEIGTASPPATNTAGLTMSPVQLELGNLNVINFGRGSLGDQPVNGSNCSLDYDYYLGRRDIVYATTTEIKRLEGAPADFPKLPIVPENALGLCSIDCPPNSTDMEIRNFGLTRITMDQIHDIIQDVEDLKYNDAQYQMNNELQNRDAQTKKGIYSDDFSNTAQSDIYHAEWDARVNEIARFVAPDRIPHSTVLSVDQAGSNASFFGSLALLPGNETVLVEQNDWSEERNINPYAVFDKPPAMLQITPNLGRRGQTGIAVTGINFTPSKSGIVLRCDGQVMASNLISDEAGRVSASFTIPTNARNGNRIVEMADGVYSARASLQINDPLVITRIERIIENRIIRVPVVQVVWRTQTIFVPRDPLAQTFSFTQNQVISSIGLQFTARDPSIPVTVQIRGVTTGLPNGVVFAEKVLAPNEISLSGETRIRFDDPFYAEANTSYSVVLLTNSTNYKVRTATLGKMGRWGIITRQTYMEGVLLESSNAETWTPLNGSDLAMKIYGYNFQSEGMIRFQPITGVQFSDINLDEYSAIPQGTGLDWEYSTDGGVTWDAMVPAEEERLPNLATRVQIRVRLSSSLANDTPAINFRDVNLVGYLNKTTGAYLTRENELTQGVESTKAYVQMQIPSGTTLQWFASNDGGLTWEAMTIQDTRPIDENWTEYTLVRTFTDNTGNKVRYKAEMTGTPLIYPRIHSLGATLS